A genome region from Chitinophagales bacterium includes the following:
- a CDS encoding DUF2958 domain-containing protein, whose protein sequence is MKLITKSLEKRFKEIGCQDGIDDPIVIAKFFTPSGSATWYATEYIPDENICFGYVKGLVPGGDEWGYFSISELEQVKCPPLNLPIERDLYFDECKFSELQNQEL, encoded by the coding sequence ATGAAACTCATTACAAAATCATTAGAAAAACGGTTTAAGGAAATTGGTTGCCAGGATGGTATCGATGATCCAATCGTCATCGCCAAGTTCTTTACCCCAAGTGGCAGTGCTACATGGTATGCGACAGAATACATCCCAGACGAAAACATTTGCTTTGGGTATGTCAAAGGCCTTGTGCCGGGAGGCGATGAATGGGGGTATTTCTCCATCAGCGAATTGGAGCAGGTGAAATGCCCTCCGCTTAATCTTCCCATTGAGCGGGATCTCTATTTCGATGAATGCAAGTTTTCAGAACTTCAAAATCAGGAGCTATGA
- a CDS encoding fibrobacter succinogenes major paralogous domain-containing protein, producing the protein MNYCIVHQMKFFTLLFISMLALSSCEKDDSAEDNKNNNNNNNNQQSNACGTTTTVTDIDGNTYKVISTGNFCWMAENLRVTKFNNGTPIPHKPTSQDWYDADGAAWCYLNNDPNTEEKYGKMYKGHTIQLANDNSLNICPEGWRLPTWTELQSFVKNDLEGPSKEEKANEVKSTSDWDGTQGNNSTGFNAYPGGYRDGGSISKFVYVGELVQFMTSYISGSASTQITTLRLTDDDVTLGDVSVFDGAYCRCIKDK; encoded by the coding sequence ATGAATTACTGTATTGTACACCAAATGAAATTCTTCACCTTATTATTCATCTCGATGTTAGCATTGAGTTCATGTGAGAAAGATGATTCAGCAGAAGACAACAAAAACAATAATAATAATAATAACAACCAGCAAAGTAACGCCTGTGGGACAACTACAACGGTAACGGATATTGATGGGAATACCTACAAAGTTATCTCTACTGGAAATTTCTGTTGGATGGCAGAAAATCTGCGAGTTACAAAATTCAACAATGGCACTCCTATACCTCATAAACCAACTAGCCAAGATTGGTATGATGCAGATGGTGCAGCATGGTGCTACCTTAATAATGATCCGAATACTGAAGAAAAGTATGGAAAAATGTATAAAGGACACACTATCCAATTAGCAAATGATAATTCCTTGAATATTTGTCCCGAAGGATGGAGGTTACCTACATGGACCGAATTACAAAGTTTTGTGAAGAATGATTTAGAAGGTCCTTCTAAAGAGGAGAAAGCAAACGAAGTGAAATCAACATCTGACTGGGATGGAACCCAGGGAAATAATAGTACTGGTTTCAATGCCTATCCAGGCGGATATAGGGATGGAGGTTCAATTTCTAAATTTGTGTATGTTGGTGAATTAGTTCAATTTATGACATCGTATATTTCAGGCTCAGCTTCCACTCAAATCACCACACTACGTTTAACTGATGATGATGTGACATTAGGTGATGTAAGTGTATTTGACGGTGCATACTGTAGATGTATTAAAGATAAATAA
- a CDS encoding helix-turn-helix transcriptional regulator, with protein sequence MVAYPILKKTLKALKPKPVAYPTKITTIGDHIRKKRLDLGLYQKDVAQFIGVTTDTITFWEKGRSKPTIKQMPKIITFLGYNPCIKEAKTIGEKLYQYRIENGVTVKELIKLIKIDRQTILKIEGGETVSVKAFNKMAGFLNDNKKNK encoded by the coding sequence ATGGTTGCGTACCCCATTTTAAAAAAGACATTAAAAGCACTAAAACCAAAGCCGGTCGCATATCCCACCAAAATTACAACAATTGGTGATCATATCCGAAAGAAACGATTAGACTTAGGATTGTATCAAAAAGATGTAGCTCAATTCATTGGAGTTACCACTGACACGATCACCTTTTGGGAAAAAGGAAGATCAAAACCTACTATAAAACAAATGCCGAAAATCATAACATTCTTGGGGTATAATCCTTGTATAAAAGAAGCAAAGACCATCGGAGAAAAACTCTATCAATACCGGATTGAAAATGGGGTAACTGTAAAAGAATTAATTAAGCTTATAAAGATAGACAGGCAGACGATATTGAAGATTGAGGGTGGTGAAACAGTTTCTGTAAAAGCTTTTAACAAAATGGCTGGATTCCTTAATGATAATAAAAAAAATAAATGA
- a CDS encoding class I SAM-dependent methyltransferase has protein sequence MEVVLNKKDLKILNNIYDKESFFKAYQKYRKDPFSLNNIVEQPFIRKNLPIVKNQKILDLGSGFGDFCEYCIGKDCKDIIGVDSSKRMIIASKNLNSKIKFVHDHIELVEFGENSFDIVSSSLALHYIENLDLVFKKIQGWLKEKGVFIFTVNHPYYSAKFENITDDVKERLSSSSENYALRGFRKHKWLDHYVSKYHRTLEDYLLIIKKNGFFVDKINELYLPNKKVSENTLPKLIAFRLIKV, from the coding sequence ATGGAAGTAGTTTTAAATAAAAAGGATTTAAAAATCCTTAACAATATATACGATAAAGAAAGTTTCTTTAAAGCGTATCAGAAATATAGAAAAGATCCATTTTCTCTTAATAATATCGTTGAGCAACCTTTTATTAGAAAAAATTTGCCTATAGTCAAAAATCAAAAAATTCTAGATTTAGGTTCTGGATTTGGTGACTTTTGTGAATATTGTATAGGTAAAGATTGTAAAGACATTATTGGGGTAGATTCATCTAAAAGAATGATTATTGCTTCAAAAAATTTAAATTCTAAAATCAAGTTTGTTCATGATCATATTGAATTAGTTGAGTTTGGTGAGAATTCTTTTGATATTGTCAGTAGTTCACTAGCATTGCATTATATTGAGAATTTAGATTTAGTATTTAAAAAAATACAAGGATGGTTAAAAGAAAAAGGGGTATTTATATTTACGGTTAATCATCCATATTATTCTGCTAAATTTGAAAATATTACCGATGATGTTAAAGAAAGACTTTCAAGTAGTAGTGAAAATTATGCGTTAAGAGGCTTTCGAAAACATAAGTGGCTAGATCATTATGTTTCAAAATACCATAGAACATTAGAAGATTATTTATTAATTATTAAAAAAAATGGTTTCTTTGTTGATAAGATAAATGAACTTTATTTGCCAAATAAAAAAGTTTCTGAAAATACTTTACCGAAACTAATAGCTTTTAGGCTAATAAAAGTTTGA
- a CDS encoding ABC transporter permease, with the protein MKYFKSSLIYPIIFFIILVVAWEILVNTSNIPEFILPAPSSIINSISINYISLLNDIKITAIEALGGFLIANIFSLVIAYLFTYFPFFEKILYPLIISLKSTPVIALSPLMIIWFGYGIESKIVMASIVSFFPLVVNATLGFKNVDENALKLFRTLTRSKIKEFFYLRFPSALPSIFSALKISSTMAVVGSIVAEMFGAQNGIGQTINLASMNLDTPLLFSGIIFASLLGILFFSSIVLLESVLKINRYYNETT; encoded by the coding sequence ATGAAGTATTTTAAAAGCAGTTTAATTTATCCCATTATTTTCTTCATAATTTTAGTAGTTGCATGGGAGATACTAGTAAACACATCAAACATTCCGGAATTTATATTGCCAGCTCCTTCTTCAATAATAAATTCAATAAGCATAAATTATATTTCCCTTTTAAATGACATTAAGATAACAGCAATTGAAGCTCTTGGAGGATTTCTTATCGCTAACATATTTTCCTTAGTCATTGCATATTTATTCACATATTTTCCTTTTTTTGAAAAAATCCTTTATCCATTAATTATATCGTTAAAATCTACACCTGTAATTGCTCTTTCACCATTAATGATAATATGGTTTGGTTATGGCATTGAAAGTAAGATTGTTATGGCTTCTATTGTTTCTTTCTTTCCTTTGGTTGTTAATGCAACTCTAGGATTTAAAAATGTGGATGAAAATGCTTTGAAATTATTCAGGACATTGACTAGATCTAAGATAAAAGAATTTTTTTATTTGAGGTTCCCAAGTGCATTGCCATCTATTTTTTCGGCATTGAAAATATCATCCACAATGGCCGTTGTTGGTTCAATAGTAGCTGAAATGTTTGGGGCTCAAAATGGAATTGGTCAAACTATTAATTTAGCTTCTATGAATTTAGATACACCTTTATTATTTTCAGGTATAATCTTTGCTTCATTGTTGGGTATACTATTCTTCTCATCTATTGTATTATTAGAGTCAGTCTTAAAAATTAATCGATATTATAATGAAACAACGTAG
- a CDS encoding ABC transporter ATP-binding protein, with protein sequence MLKVENINKIFGNLNVIDKLTFDVNKGEIVVIIGPSGCGKTTILNIISGLQAPSSGKIIFDDDIVINIGYAFQKSVLLPWLTLKKNIFLPFKLKDKEVDNSIIENYNFLMKEVNLLDYENYYPKEVSGGMKARSVLVRNLLFAPQLILMDEPFSSLDEISRVKTQNLFKKMLEKFETSVVFVTHSIEEALNIGDRLIILSNKPAKILYEIQLDSKSKSDLVKRQSIKDKILELL encoded by the coding sequence ATGCTAAAAGTAGAGAACATAAATAAAATATTTGGCAATTTAAATGTGATTGACAAACTGACTTTTGATGTGAATAAAGGTGAAATTGTTGTTATTATTGGACCGTCTGGTTGTGGTAAAACTACTATATTAAATATTATAAGTGGTCTACAGGCTCCATCATCTGGGAAAATAATTTTTGATGATGATATCGTTATTAATATAGGTTATGCTTTCCAAAAGAGTGTATTGCTTCCATGGCTTACATTGAAAAAAAACATTTTTCTACCTTTTAAATTAAAAGATAAAGAGGTAGACAATAGTATTATCGAAAATTATAATTTCTTAATGAAAGAAGTGAATTTACTAGACTATGAGAATTATTATCCAAAAGAAGTTTCTGGTGGGATGAAAGCTAGATCAGTTTTAGTTAGAAATTTGTTATTTGCACCTCAACTTATATTGATGGATGAGCCCTTTTCAAGTCTAGATGAAATTAGTAGAGTAAAAACCCAAAATCTTTTTAAGAAGATGCTGGAAAAATTCGAAACGTCAGTTGTTTTTGTGACACATTCGATTGAAGAAGCTTTAAACATAGGAGATCGGTTAATTATTCTTTCAAATAAGCCTGCAAAGATTCTTTATGAAATTCAACTTGATAGTAAATCAAAATCAGATTTAGTGAAAAGGCAATCAATTAAGGATAAGATTTTAGAATTATTATAA
- a CDS encoding type IV secretion system DNA-binding domain-containing protein encodes MKPFSLRVILKRGDGLFYTPMSDTTYLGTTYFRDNPQLFGVLQCDKFAHSYILGKTGTGKSSLIHSMILQDIHAQKGVCLIDPHGDLVKTVHREIPKHRKGDVLYFNFPDTELKLRYNPFRKVSYEKRALIASSILESMKKLWSDAWGVKLEHLLRNTILTLLDQPKARIDDIPKMLLDKDFRNNAVRYVQNKNLRLFWKKEFPQYNKYDFLPALNKVGGMLSYPVIQRALVDNPEEVSLRKAIDEKKIILVNLSKGHLGEDAAHILGALFISTISSAAFSRVDTDEDKRVPCMVYIDEFHNYTTLTLINMLSELRKFKVGMILAHQYLKQLEDDIKHAIIGNIGTLISFRIGAEDAQFIALEMYPEIEMEDLINLPNYFCYIKLAIHGKTSRPFSAKTILYRDLIRLQSLR; translated from the coding sequence TTGAAACCGTTTAGCCTTCGGGTCATCCTCAAACGTGGGGATGGCCTTTTTTATACCCCTATGTCAGATACCACTTATTTAGGAACTACATATTTTCGCGATAACCCTCAACTCTTTGGGGTTCTTCAGTGTGATAAGTTTGCCCATAGCTATATTTTGGGAAAGACCGGAACGGGCAAATCCTCATTGATTCACAGTATGATATTGCAGGATATCCATGCTCAAAAAGGAGTATGCCTCATTGATCCGCATGGAGACCTGGTTAAAACCGTGCATCGGGAAATTCCAAAACACAGGAAAGGTGATGTCCTGTACTTCAATTTTCCCGATACCGAGTTGAAATTACGCTACAACCCCTTTAGAAAAGTTTCCTATGAAAAAAGAGCCTTGATCGCTTCGAGTATTTTGGAATCCATGAAAAAGCTTTGGTCTGATGCCTGGGGCGTGAAACTTGAACACCTTTTGAGAAATACCATTCTCACACTTCTCGACCAGCCAAAGGCTCGAATCGATGATATTCCCAAGATGCTATTGGACAAGGATTTTAGGAATAATGCAGTGAGGTATGTACAAAACAAAAACCTTCGGCTTTTTTGGAAGAAGGAGTTTCCGCAATATAATAAATATGATTTCCTGCCGGCCTTAAACAAGGTTGGCGGGATGCTTTCGTATCCGGTAATACAGCGGGCATTGGTTGACAATCCAGAAGAAGTTTCATTGCGAAAAGCCATCGATGAAAAGAAGATCATTCTGGTCAATCTATCAAAGGGGCATCTTGGAGAAGATGCAGCCCATATTCTTGGCGCACTGTTCATTTCAACCATCAGCTCAGCGGCTTTCAGCCGTGTAGATACCGATGAAGATAAACGGGTGCCGTGCATGGTCTATATCGATGAATTTCACAATTACACAACCCTTACCCTGATCAATATGCTTTCTGAGCTGAGAAAATTCAAGGTTGGGATGATATTGGCACATCAATATCTCAAACAGCTAGAAGATGATATCAAGCACGCCATTATCGGAAATATCGGTACGCTTATTTCCTTTCGTATAGGTGCAGAAGATGCACAGTTTATAGCTCTTGAAATGTACCCTGAAATTGAAATGGAAGACCTTATTAATCTCCCAAATTACTTTTGCTATATCAAATTAGCTATTCACGGAAAAACTTCAAGACCGTTCAGTGCCAAGACTATTTTGTATCGGGATTTGATTCGCCTTCAAAGCCTTCGCTGA
- a CDS encoding ABC transporter substrate-binding protein: MKQRSILIASILFILLIISISLGVYFTQKQSKHENQLTEINFRLKWIKYSSFAHHFVAQKKGYFNNENLEVTIHEGGAGIDPIKSVVSGIDDIGLASYAQILIAREKGIPVIAIAEEYINSGAISMSLASSGITSPKDFIGKTIGVIPGSDTYTVYSALLKKEGVSKDSLTEINVGFDLKPLLSGTVDVITAAFITNQPIFAESQGYNVNIIDPHDYGIKTGGNVFFTTEYNLNNKREELIRFLSAAFRGIEESQKMPNEDVVNIVLEVNPKLKKGAEMKIWQATKDYLLEKRPDHIGVMSKDKWEETAQLFYNFGLLNSEPNINKAFTNELVNEIHGSSFK; this comes from the coding sequence ATGAAACAACGTAGCATTCTTATAGCAAGTATATTGTTTATACTTTTAATAATTTCAATATCGCTGGGGGTATACTTTACCCAAAAACAATCCAAACATGAAAACCAATTAACGGAAATAAATTTCCGTTTAAAATGGATTAAATACAGTTCTTTTGCTCACCATTTCGTTGCTCAAAAAAAAGGATATTTTAATAATGAAAATCTAGAGGTAACTATTCATGAAGGAGGGGCAGGAATTGATCCAATTAAATCTGTTGTATCTGGAATAGACGATATAGGTCTTGCCAGTTATGCTCAAATTCTTATTGCAAGAGAAAAGGGTATTCCAGTTATCGCAATTGCAGAAGAATATATTAATTCGGGTGCAATAAGTATGAGCCTAGCCTCTTCAGGTATAACATCTCCGAAAGATTTTATCGGTAAAACTATTGGAGTTATTCCAGGCTCAGACACATATACTGTTTATTCTGCATTGTTAAAAAAAGAAGGTGTAAGTAAAGATTCATTAACTGAAATAAATGTTGGTTTTGATTTGAAACCCCTTCTTTCCGGTACAGTTGATGTTATTACAGCAGCATTTATAACAAATCAACCTATTTTTGCCGAAAGCCAAGGGTATAATGTAAACATTATTGATCCACATGATTATGGTATTAAAACTGGAGGAAATGTATTCTTTACTACTGAATACAACTTAAATAATAAAAGAGAAGAACTGATAAGGTTCCTTTCAGCAGCTTTTAGAGGCATAGAAGAGTCTCAGAAAATGCCAAATGAAGATGTGGTCAATATAGTCTTAGAAGTAAACCCAAAACTTAAGAAGGGTGCAGAAATGAAAATTTGGCAAGCTACAAAAGATTACCTATTAGAAAAAAGACCAGATCATATTGGAGTTATGTCGAAAGATAAATGGGAAGAGACAGCACAATTATTTTATAATTTTGGTTTATTAAATTCAGAACCGAATATAAATAAAGCTTTTACAAATGAACTAGTAAACGAAATACATGGAAGTAGTTTTAAATAA
- a CDS encoding type IV secretion system DNA-binding domain-containing protein: MHPKISNTDFLTAQFYAWEIRGRGWHTHTTPIRLEPPYIPFERHLLPLNTQTTDDGKRHTLLSTIQSSVARLIDTTSKVEAIHQDDIEDYLQARFPITPHEVGEEEYGCYRELHLGFTEPFQGSVQSMKDFISNLRHIGSPISFEYLADGRKRSLYISVHRDDYERVYAQLNVHFPGVIIKEEKYILEVLLADSKTAQVIDFALSDEFMLPLNIHEGNHTEVLNGLMGALHMVRLGEVGAVQILVSPTTAPWATDIRKAVRDDTGQPFFLDAPEITDLAEEKLRSPLLSVSIRVIGEGNSNIRSLDIIRQITQSLAIFDNPEGNSLIPLDNDNISRKDHINDVITRQTRRAGMILSMDELVSLVHIPQSAIAHRIIFGGVRKTKEAPPNPKDATFLLGSNVHGGQEREVYLDLQARLRHLHIIGATGTGKSNLLLNLIDQDIKAGVGCAVLDPHGDLIDSILSRIPDSQAENVVLVDPSDTEYPIGFNPLSAQSEVEKITLSSDLVSMFQEHATSWGDQMTAVLSHAINAFLESSEGGTLMDLRQFLTNQKFREEFLETVEDDMTLLYWKQDFPMLKRYSLMPLLTRLDTFLRPKIIRNMVAQKDGLNIADIINSGKTLLIKLPQGLIGEDNSYLLGTLFVAKLYQAALSRQNISKDRRNPYFLYMDEFQNFMTPSMKGILSGTRKYGLGLVLAHQDIAQLGTRDAELANSVLSNPATRICFRVGDFDAKKLESGFSFFDSGDLQNLSVGEAICRLGQRDRDCNLVTYEVKSHEDKQVVDKIIEHSRKHYSHPVECQSRHRPPEPPKESEKEAEEKTSSADVVKPQIPEPKSKDFDESVKQFISDHEKRKEKSLHRQLQEKVKKLAESHGYKATIEEQLPNGGRVDVSLLKDGKKFAVEVSVTNTAEYEVRNIQKCLEEGYEKVFLISESDKNLDAIKKLHGTVLQKDERKKIRLLNYRGFYEIFKPTIKKQKPEISRIRGYRVKINRMKKND; this comes from the coding sequence ATGCACCCTAAAATTTCAAATACCGACTTTCTCACGGCTCAATTCTATGCATGGGAGATTCGTGGACGTGGCTGGCATACCCACACCACCCCAATTCGCCTTGAGCCGCCCTATATTCCCTTTGAACGGCATCTGCTCCCACTTAACACCCAAACTACCGATGATGGAAAGCGACACACGCTATTGAGCACGATTCAATCAAGTGTTGCCCGTTTGATCGATACCACCTCGAAAGTGGAAGCAATCCATCAGGATGATATTGAAGACTACCTTCAAGCAAGATTCCCAATTACCCCTCACGAGGTAGGAGAAGAGGAATATGGATGCTACAGGGAATTACATCTTGGATTTACCGAACCCTTTCAGGGTAGTGTTCAGTCCATGAAGGACTTTATCAGCAACCTACGCCATATAGGAAGCCCCATTTCTTTTGAATATCTGGCTGATGGGAGAAAAAGATCATTGTACATTTCGGTACACCGCGATGATTATGAACGTGTATACGCACAGCTCAATGTGCATTTCCCCGGGGTAATCATCAAAGAAGAAAAATACATACTGGAAGTATTATTAGCCGATTCAAAAACTGCCCAGGTCATTGATTTTGCCTTATCAGATGAATTTATGCTCCCCCTTAACATCCACGAGGGCAATCATACCGAAGTATTAAATGGCCTTATGGGGGCTTTGCATATGGTGAGGTTGGGTGAAGTTGGTGCTGTCCAAATTCTTGTTTCTCCCACGACAGCTCCCTGGGCTACCGACATACGAAAAGCTGTGCGTGATGATACCGGGCAACCGTTTTTTCTCGATGCGCCTGAAATCACAGACCTGGCAGAAGAAAAGCTCCGTTCTCCGCTATTATCGGTATCAATCCGTGTTATCGGTGAAGGCAATTCTAATATACGGAGTTTGGACATCATTCGACAGATTACACAATCCTTAGCGATATTTGATAACCCGGAGGGTAATTCCCTGATTCCGCTTGATAATGACAATATTTCAAGAAAGGATCACATCAATGACGTGATAACCCGTCAGACCCGTAGAGCTGGTATGATCCTCAGCATGGATGAGCTTGTATCATTGGTTCACATTCCACAAAGCGCAATCGCCCACCGCATCATATTTGGAGGTGTGCGAAAGACAAAAGAAGCACCGCCCAATCCAAAAGACGCTACATTTCTCCTTGGGAGCAATGTACATGGCGGTCAAGAGCGTGAGGTTTATTTAGATTTGCAGGCCCGATTGCGACACCTTCACATCATTGGGGCAACCGGCACTGGAAAATCCAACCTACTCCTCAACCTTATCGATCAAGATATCAAGGCTGGTGTGGGTTGTGCCGTCCTTGATCCACATGGAGACCTTATCGACAGCATACTTTCCCGCATTCCCGATTCACAGGCCGAGAATGTTGTTCTTGTAGATCCATCAGATACTGAATACCCTATTGGCTTTAATCCGTTATCTGCTCAAAGTGAAGTTGAAAAAATCACCCTCTCTTCTGACCTGGTTTCTATGTTTCAAGAACATGCCACCAGTTGGGGTGATCAAATGACTGCTGTGCTGTCCCATGCCATCAATGCCTTTTTAGAAAGCTCAGAGGGAGGTACACTCATGGATTTGAGGCAGTTTCTCACTAATCAGAAATTTAGAGAGGAATTTCTAGAAACGGTAGAGGATGACATGACCCTATTATATTGGAAACAGGATTTCCCTATGCTGAAGAGATATTCCCTTATGCCACTATTGACCCGCCTAGACACTTTCTTGCGGCCAAAGATTATCAGAAACATGGTGGCTCAAAAGGACGGCCTCAATATTGCTGATATTATCAATTCGGGAAAAACTCTTTTGATAAAGTTACCCCAGGGGTTAATTGGTGAAGACAATAGCTATTTGTTGGGTACGCTTTTTGTCGCCAAGCTCTATCAGGCAGCCCTATCACGTCAGAATATTTCTAAAGATAGGCGTAACCCGTACTTCCTGTATATGGATGAATTCCAAAACTTTATGACTCCATCCATGAAAGGAATTCTTTCCGGTACCAGGAAATACGGATTGGGATTGGTATTAGCCCATCAGGACATTGCACAGCTTGGCACTCGTGATGCAGAACTTGCCAATTCGGTGCTTTCTAATCCAGCTACACGCATATGTTTTAGGGTTGGTGATTTTGATGCCAAGAAATTAGAAAGTGGCTTTTCCTTTTTTGATAGTGGTGATTTGCAAAACCTCAGTGTTGGAGAAGCAATCTGCAGATTAGGCCAAAGAGACCGGGATTGTAACTTGGTGACGTATGAAGTCAAAAGCCATGAGGATAAGCAAGTGGTTGATAAAATTATTGAGCATTCTAGAAAACACTACTCCCATCCGGTTGAATGTCAAAGCAGGCATAGACCTCCTGAACCACCTAAAGAGTCTGAAAAGGAAGCGGAAGAAAAAACAAGTAGTGCTGATGTTGTAAAACCTCAAATACCAGAACCGAAAAGTAAGGATTTTGATGAAAGCGTAAAGCAATTCATTTCAGATCATGAAAAACGAAAAGAAAAATCATTGCACCGACAACTGCAGGAGAAAGTTAAAAAACTGGCTGAAAGTCATGGATATAAAGCTACGATAGAAGAACAGCTCCCCAATGGTGGGCGTGTTGATGTGAGTTTATTAAAAGATGGAAAGAAGTTTGCTGTTGAGGTTTCTGTTACGAATACCGCTGAATATGAGGTGAGGAATATCCAAAAATGTTTAGAAGAAGGATATGAAAAGGTGTTTTTAATTTCTGAATCGGATAAAAATTTAGATGCAATTAAGAAGTTGCATGGCACTGTACTTCAAAAGGATGAAAGGAAGAAAATAAGACTATTGAATTATAGAGGATTCTACGAAATATTTAAACCCACAATCAAAAAACAGAAACCAGAGATTAGTAGGATTAGGGGGTATAGGGTGAAGATTAATAGGATGAAAAAGAACGATTAA